In Limisalsivibrio acetivorans, one genomic interval encodes:
- a CDS encoding P-II family nitrogen regulator — protein sequence MKLVIIVLNKTELLEEVIEYFVESGVKGGTVVDSVGMGKIFAYDIPIFAGFRDLMVGTRANNKTILTTIDDALAEDFMEGLDRIIHFDEPGTGVAFLQDIHKTYGLSGR from the coding sequence ATGAAACTTGTAATTATCGTTTTGAACAAGACAGAACTTCTTGAAGAAGTTATCGAATATTTCGTGGAATCCGGCGTTAAGGGTGGTACAGTCGTGGACTCGGTGGGGATGGGAAAGATCTTCGCCTACGACATACCGATCTTCGCCGGCTTCCGTGATCTTATGGTGGGCACGAGAGCTAACAATAAGACTATCCTCACCACCATAGACGATGCCCTTGCGGAGGACTTCATGGAGGGGCTCGACAGGATCATCCATTTCGACGAGCCCGGAACAGGGGTAGCCTTCCTTCAGGATATCCATAAAACCTACGGACTTTCAGGGAGATAA
- a CDS encoding AtpZ/AtpI family protein, whose protein sequence is MLNKDKESKTKKADKLLHASSIGMSFVFSIVIGTGMGVWLDSTFGTKPYLTLIFMVLGIAAGFKNMFYFMRKAGLFDEDSE, encoded by the coding sequence ATGCTGAATAAGGATAAAGAGAGCAAAACCAAGAAGGCGGACAAGCTTCTGCACGCCAGTTCAATTGGAATGTCCTTTGTTTTCAGTATAGTTATAGGAACGGGGATGGGAGTCTGGCTGGACAGCACCTTCGGTACAAAACCGTATCTTACTCTGATATTCATGGTTTTAGGTATCGCCGCAGGATTCAAAAATATGTTTTATTTCATGCGCAAGGCTGGGCTGTTCGATGAAGACAGCGAATAA
- a CDS encoding ATP synthase subunit I: protein MKTANKIFIISLIFFLILYTVCRFKLGIELATGVLYGYILAVLNFYALARKVTGMLEGGSFGFAVLNSQIRLLITGAILWAAIEFYGANVVGLLVGLSIIPISIPAVVLYKSFREND, encoded by the coding sequence ATGAAGACAGCGAATAAAATTTTCATTATATCGTTGATCTTTTTTCTTATATTGTATACAGTATGCAGGTTCAAGCTGGGAATAGAATTAGCAACCGGGGTTCTATACGGCTACATATTGGCTGTATTGAACTTTTACGCCCTCGCCCGCAAAGTCACTGGAATGCTTGAAGGGGGTTCCTTCGGGTTTGCAGTCCTGAACTCTCAAATCAGGCTGCTTATCACTGGCGCAATCCTCTGGGCTGCCATTGAATTTTACGGTGCGAACGTGGTCGGACTGCTCGTTGGGCTCTCCATAATACCCATTAGTATACCGGCGGTTGTGTTATATAAAAGCTTTCGGGAGAACGACTAA
- the atpB gene encoding F0F1 ATP synthase subunit A has translation MQHPLNISMLLPMGISHTYWHVIMTFIVLLLTLLLGTMAMRASSEVPGRGQNVFELLVGGVYNMGVDIMGEEGRPYVPLIFGIGVYVLFSNWMGLVPGFLAPTSNLNTTIAPAVVVFLTYQFIGFRKHGAGYIKHFMGPVALLAPLMFVIEVIGHLARPLSLSMRLFGNIFGEDLVIIILFMLVPYIVPLPMFFLGLFTGALQAYVFMMLSMIYISGALEEAH, from the coding sequence ATGCAACACCCACTTAACATTTCCATGTTGCTGCCCATGGGTATATCGCATACCTATTGGCATGTCATCATGACCTTTATCGTACTTTTACTAACTCTCCTTCTCGGAACCATGGCCATGCGTGCCAGTAGTGAGGTTCCCGGAAGAGGCCAGAATGTCTTTGAACTGCTGGTCGGCGGTGTTTACAACATGGGTGTGGACATCATGGGAGAAGAGGGAAGGCCCTACGTACCCCTCATTTTCGGAATCGGAGTATACGTCCTATTTTCAAACTGGATGGGACTCGTACCCGGATTCCTTGCCCCCACGTCAAACCTTAACACCACCATTGCACCTGCCGTTGTGGTTTTTCTTACCTATCAGTTCATCGGCTTCAGAAAACACGGTGCGGGCTATATCAAGCATTTCATGGGCCCTGTGGCTCTGCTTGCGCCCCTTATGTTCGTTATCGAGGTTATCGGCCACCTTGCTAGGCCCCTTTCGCTCTCCATGCGTCTCTTCGGTAACATCTTCGGTGAGGATCTGGTAATCATCATCCTTTTCATGCTGGTTCCCTACATTGTACCTCTGCCGATGTTTTTTCTCGGTCTTTTCACAGGCGCCCTTCAGGCGTATGTGTTTATGATGCTCTCAATGATCTATATCAGTGGTGCACTTGAAGAAGCACACTAG
- the atpE gene encoding ATP synthase F0 subunit C yields MSKAVRIVLNVVAVMALFSVSAFAAENGGETYKWAHYIAAGFGMGIAAFGTGMGQGKAISSAVEGISRNPSASGKISTTMIIGLALIESLAIYALVVALILLFVV; encoded by the coding sequence ATGTCCAAAGCAGTAAGAATCGTACTTAACGTAGTAGCAGTAATGGCTCTTTTCTCAGTGAGCGCTTTCGCAGCAGAGAACGGCGGCGAAACCTACAAGTGGGCTCACTACATCGCAGCAGGCTTCGGTATGGGTATCGCAGCATTCGGTACCGGTATGGGACAGGGTAAAGCTATCAGCAGCGCAGTTGAAGGTATTTCCAGAAACCCTAGCGCTTCCGGTAAAATCTCCACTACCATGATTATCGGTCTTGCACTTATCGAGTCACTCGCTATCTACGCCCTCGTTGTAGCACTTATCCTGCTCTTCGTGGTTTAA
- a CDS encoding cytochrome c3 family protein, with translation MWRKLKEFSRKDPLIFVLAIVFIVTAGAVGGVQIMHMTSTAKFCRTCHPEEHVGVLGEYYTWDKNIHSKVDVSCLDCHGEPGVMGYLYAHVVAGTKSLVYEVFASEETKIEMLTHAASDPHAAEHAAPDETCLFCHTDKYNEKFRRENIMSIGAHFRHIDEVYNPDYRESYGMPDILSDGVTGGVEPNHKVHTEDAGLVCAECHLGVAHGGELYNRPEMDTCFECHDEVRAEYETIPANEDCAACHTMNEEVQNGTLVEGVEELPWYMASLECGDCHMDAYTPPNSDGCINCHGDAFYGQMLFDIQKDYEEKLKALNKRYKPLFEQREHMEPGRMAIFNEYNDIVKILQREGSKGVHNPEYFDMLFEKAAELEEEIHNWTVPVEDKLLPHADQQAMHEEEEKEEEPAGPINSPEHMEIVEAVDTINLAERYVADPSKPAVIFQHKMHAENLACTECHAEPEMGTLKVEIGEVKGMKNAFHDKLCIDCHKERRVSRSCNTCHAK, from the coding sequence ATGTGGCGGAAACTAAAGGAATTCAGCCGTAAGGATCCTCTCATATTTGTTCTGGCTATTGTTTTTATTGTAACTGCCGGAGCTGTGGGCGGAGTGCAGATAATGCATATGACCAGTACGGCAAAGTTCTGTAGAACTTGTCATCCCGAGGAACATGTTGGAGTCTTGGGCGAATACTACACTTGGGATAAGAACATCCACAGCAAGGTTGATGTAAGCTGCCTTGACTGTCACGGCGAACCCGGAGTAATGGGTTACCTTTACGCACACGTTGTTGCAGGCACAAAAAGCCTGGTTTATGAGGTTTTCGCTTCAGAGGAAACGAAGATCGAAATGCTCACCCATGCTGCCAGCGATCCCCATGCAGCGGAGCATGCCGCACCTGATGAGACCTGTCTCTTCTGTCATACGGATAAATACAATGAAAAATTCCGCAGAGAGAACATCATGTCCATCGGTGCACACTTCAGACATATCGATGAAGTTTACAACCCCGATTACAGAGAATCCTACGGTATGCCCGACATACTCTCCGACGGCGTGACCGGCGGTGTCGAGCCTAACCATAAAGTACATACAGAAGATGCCGGCCTTGTCTGTGCAGAATGCCACCTCGGCGTTGCACACGGCGGCGAACTCTACAATCGTCCCGAAATGGACACATGTTTCGAGTGCCACGATGAGGTCCGGGCGGAGTATGAAACCATACCTGCAAACGAAGACTGTGCCGCGTGCCACACCATGAACGAAGAGGTTCAGAACGGGACACTTGTTGAGGGCGTGGAAGAGCTTCCCTGGTATATGGCAAGCCTTGAATGCGGTGACTGCCACATGGATGCCTACACTCCCCCCAACTCCGACGGATGTATAAACTGTCACGGAGATGCCTTCTACGGCCAGATGCTCTTCGATATCCAAAAGGACTATGAAGAGAAGCTTAAAGCTCTTAACAAGAGATACAAGCCCCTCTTTGAGCAGAGAGAGCATATGGAGCCCGGCAGAATGGCTATATTTAACGAATACAACGATATCGTGAAGATCCTTCAGAGAGAAGGTTCCAAGGGTGTACATAACCCAGAGTACTTCGACATGCTCTTCGAAAAAGCCGCAGAGCTTGAGGAAGAGATCCACAACTGGACAGTTCCCGTTGAGGACAAACTTCTTCCCCATGCTGATCAGCAGGCTATGCACGAAGAAGAGGAGAAGGAGGAGGAGCCCGCAGGACCGATCAACTCTCCCGAGCACATGGAGATTGTGGAGGCTGTGGACACCATAAATCTTGCCGAAAGATACGTTGCAGACCCCTCAAAGCCAGCTGTTATATTCCAGCACAAGATGCACGCAGAGAACCTTGCATGTACCGAGTGCCACGCCGAGCCTGAAATGGGCACACTCAAGGTAGAGATTGGAGAGGTTAAGGGGATGAAGAACGCATTCCACGATAAACTCTGCATCGACTGCCACAAGGAAAGAAGAGTGAGCAGATCCTGCAACACATGCCACGCTAAATAA
- a CDS encoding helical backbone metal receptor encodes MPMVRKFAVLLTIFLIASFSYAEQRIISLAPNITEILYALGAGEKVAGVTEFCNYPLEAAQKPSVGGYSRPSLEKVLSLNPDYVLGMREGYTKALKEKLDSLGIKNRFFKADNLGEILNMIDEIAGITGTDHSDVIQPILKTFRSKPEETVQGLYLVSTDPVFAVGAGSFINDTMSCAGIRNLLEASGAKYPKTSLESIYRLNPDVIIVPGSASIKEFEDKLGRLKLTSKVIKVDADLYSRASSRIGRACLDLRQRLAE; translated from the coding sequence ATGCCCATGGTCAGAAAATTCGCCGTACTACTAACAATTTTTCTTATCGCTTCTTTTTCCTATGCAGAGCAGAGGATTATAAGCCTTGCGCCTAACATCACCGAGATCCTGTACGCCCTAGGCGCTGGTGAAAAGGTGGCGGGGGTTACCGAATTCTGCAACTATCCCCTGGAGGCGGCTCAAAAACCGAGTGTGGGTGGATACAGCAGACCCAGCCTTGAGAAGGTTCTGAGCCTGAATCCTGACTATGTACTCGGCATGCGTGAGGGATACACCAAGGCCCTCAAGGAGAAGCTGGACAGCCTTGGGATAAAGAACCGGTTCTTCAAGGCGGATAACCTTGGCGAGATCCTGAATATGATTGATGAGATCGCCGGAATAACCGGAACCGACCATTCCGATGTTATCCAGCCTATACTCAAAACCTTCCGCAGTAAGCCGGAGGAGACCGTTCAGGGGCTTTATCTGGTGTCCACGGACCCCGTTTTCGCAGTTGGCGCAGGAAGCTTTATCAACGATACCATGAGCTGTGCCGGGATACGGAATCTGCTTGAGGCGAGCGGAGCGAAGTATCCTAAAACCAGCCTCGAATCGATATACAGGCTCAACCCCGATGTGATCATAGTTCCCGGGAGCGCATCGATTAAGGAGTTTGAGGACAAGCTTGGGCGCCTTAAGCTCACCTCAAAGGTTATAAAGGTGGACGCTGACCTTTACAGCAGAGCATCCTCAAGGATAGGCAGGGCATGTCTGGATCTTCGGCAAAGACTGGCGGAATAA
- a CDS encoding FecCD family ABC transporter permease, translated as MSGSSAKTGGITPTRLTILFLILSALSFAGCWLALSFGGEFIPPHRIADGGIIISKLRVPRIMADFMVGGGLSIVGLAFQTYFRNPLAEPFTLGISGGAAVGVVLAMLIGAEFIFARQIFSFAFAALTVFAVYGFSGRFRSFSPSTLILGGVGLNFLFSAVISLVNSVMSEHFTKNLVLWYMGDTTLVGFNSAVISLIAVSLLSLLLYLDSARLNIYTLGDETAVNSGISVTSLGKRIFLTGSAITAISVSLCGSIGFVGIVVPHIIKRFTGGDHRISMPFAFFMGGLFVAVTDTFFKTVFFPVEVPVGAVTALIGAPVFIRVLRREVL; from the coding sequence ATGTCTGGATCTTCGGCAAAGACTGGCGGAATAACCCCCACACGCCTCACAATCCTTTTTTTGATACTCTCAGCCCTATCTTTTGCCGGGTGCTGGCTCGCACTCTCCTTCGGAGGGGAATTCATACCCCCACACAGGATCGCTGACGGCGGAATAATAATTTCAAAGCTCAGAGTACCACGCATTATGGCGGATTTCATGGTGGGCGGCGGCCTGTCCATTGTGGGACTCGCCTTCCAGACCTATTTCCGAAACCCGCTGGCTGAGCCTTTTACACTCGGCATATCGGGTGGAGCAGCCGTGGGTGTGGTTTTGGCAATGCTCATCGGGGCGGAGTTCATCTTTGCAAGGCAGATATTCAGCTTCGCCTTTGCCGCATTAACGGTTTTCGCTGTCTACGGCTTTTCCGGGAGGTTCCGCAGTTTCAGCCCATCGACACTTATACTAGGCGGAGTTGGGCTTAACTTTCTGTTCTCCGCCGTGATATCCCTTGTTAATTCTGTCATGAGCGAGCACTTCACAAAGAACCTCGTACTCTGGTACATGGGGGATACAACCCTTGTGGGATTTAATTCTGCGGTGATATCTCTAATAGCCGTATCCCTGCTCAGCCTGCTTCTGTATCTCGATTCCGCCCGCCTTAACATATATACCCTTGGTGATGAAACGGCTGTGAACTCCGGGATAAGTGTAACCAGTCTGGGTAAGCGCATATTTCTCACCGGCTCGGCTATAACAGCCATAAGCGTCAGCCTATGCGGCTCCATCGGCTTTGTGGGGATCGTGGTTCCGCATATTATCAAACGCTTCACAGGGGGGGACCACCGCATATCCATGCCCTTCGCCTTCTTTATGGGTGGTCTCTTTGTGGCTGTGACAGATACCTTCTTCAAAACGGTTTTCTTCCCCGTTGAGGTTCCCGTGGGTGCTGTTACTGCTCTCATCGGTGCGCCTGTGTTTATCCGTGTGCTCAGGAGGGAGGTTCTGTGA
- a CDS encoding ABC transporter ATP-binding protein: MIEINGLNFSYGDSFTLDVESLSLPTGEIGMIIGPNGSGKSTLLRLICGIIKDFEGKIHINGHNISELDERETAKLISYVGPANRGVAGHTVQDIVATGRYPYTGGFGILTEEDNRMVEHALDVVGLLKRRGDCITSLSSGQQQRAFIARAVAQDTPVIALDEPTANLDPRYRKRIMEILLELKVRRTVVIVEHDLNMAVRMGNTLTGFVDGKKLLEMKEPYSGLKERLSELYDTDLNIFYVDGRFFIDF; this comes from the coding sequence GTGATAGAGATAAACGGCCTCAACTTCAGCTACGGGGATTCCTTCACCCTCGATGTGGAGAGCCTCAGCCTTCCGACGGGTGAGATCGGCATGATAATTGGTCCAAATGGAAGCGGAAAGTCCACCCTGTTGAGGCTTATATGCGGAATAATCAAAGATTTCGAAGGAAAGATACACATCAACGGGCACAATATAAGTGAGCTTGACGAGCGGGAGACTGCCAAGCTCATCTCCTATGTGGGTCCGGCAAATAGGGGCGTGGCGGGGCATACAGTACAGGACATCGTGGCCACCGGTCGCTACCCGTATACGGGTGGATTCGGCATACTCACCGAAGAGGACAATCGGATGGTGGAGCACGCCCTCGATGTTGTGGGTCTGCTAAAACGCCGTGGAGACTGTATAACAAGCCTCTCCTCCGGTCAGCAGCAGAGAGCTTTCATAGCAAGGGCTGTGGCGCAGGATACCCCTGTTATTGCCCTCGATGAGCCCACAGCAAACCTTGACCCACGTTACCGCAAACGTATCATGGAGATACTGCTTGAGCTCAAAGTGAGACGTACCGTGGTTATAGTTGAACACGACCTTAACATGGCAGTCCGGATGGGCAACACCCTGACAGGCTTCGTTGATGGTAAAAAACTTCTTGAAATGAAAGAGCCTTACAGCGGTCTCAAAGAGAGATTGAGCGAGCTCTACGATACAGACTTGAATATATTCTACGTTGATGGTAGATTCTTCATAGACTTTTGA
- a CDS encoding DUF4465 domain-containing protein: MRVIASTLLIILCAVSAFASFTGFEDISLDNESYWNGSDGSGDLISNGIIFGNNYNADWMSWDGFACSNVTDNQTADWSNQYSAITGSGINASDNYGVAYNGYTEAPEITMPESGRVTGFFISNSTYAYNSMKHGDDFAKKFGGEIGEDPDWYAVTAVGYDETGTETGRTDFYLADYRGEDDYIVNNWRWFDLSELGSDVKTVEFEFASSDMGDFGMNTPAYFVLDNFNAKTEQISFEDTSTTAGSYKNGSDVSGEYISGNLRFANNYNADWMSWEGFALSSVDAPATKGYMNQYAAVTGGGVLSDTYAVAYSGYTAEPVITLPAEGSVSGLYITNTAYAFWSMLEGDDFAKKFGGETEDDPDWFKATFTGRDAEGNATGSVDVYLADYRFEESGDDYILRSWKWVDLSPLGDVKDVTVSFSGSDMGDFGLNTPAYAALDYINSAELSNSDLNGNGVSDDHEAPATADLDDDGTPDAFQDNALSTITNNGETITATALSGTLKSLSAEAVTERAAYTFATPSVSITAEGQQADINIYPENGLNGADTVFIRKATGWQEAEDGITASNYFGITAYDGGVYDTDGLENGEINLILAAGTVDEDTGTDDDTSSGGGGGGCSAGGGDSLGWLLLALSLGVITIRRKEQ; the protein is encoded by the coding sequence TTGAGAGTAATAGCCTCTACACTCCTCATTATCCTGTGTGCTGTCAGTGCCTTTGCATCTTTCACAGGATTTGAGGATATAAGCCTGGACAACGAATCATACTGGAACGGCTCCGACGGTTCCGGTGATCTCATAAGCAACGGAATCATCTTCGGCAACAACTACAACGCAGACTGGATGAGCTGGGACGGCTTCGCCTGTTCCAACGTAACCGACAACCAAACTGCGGACTGGTCAAACCAGTATTCTGCAATCACAGGGAGCGGAATTAACGCCTCAGACAACTACGGCGTTGCCTACAACGGCTACACCGAAGCCCCTGAGATAACCATGCCCGAGAGCGGCAGGGTCACAGGCTTCTTCATAAGCAACTCCACCTATGCCTACAACTCCATGAAGCACGGAGACGACTTCGCCAAGAAGTTTGGCGGTGAAATAGGGGAGGATCCCGACTGGTACGCCGTAACCGCAGTGGGATATGACGAAACTGGAACCGAAACGGGGAGAACAGACTTTTACCTCGCAGATTACCGCGGGGAGGATGACTATATCGTCAACAACTGGCGGTGGTTCGATCTCTCAGAGCTGGGCAGCGATGTGAAAACCGTTGAATTTGAATTCGCCTCTTCCGACATGGGTGACTTCGGTATGAACACCCCCGCCTATTTTGTTCTGGATAACTTCAACGCAAAAACGGAACAGATCAGCTTCGAGGATACTTCCACAACTGCGGGTTCCTACAAAAACGGCTCGGATGTTTCCGGCGAATACATATCGGGTAACCTCCGCTTTGCAAACAACTACAACGCAGACTGGATGAGCTGGGAGGGCTTCGCCCTTTCATCGGTGGATGCACCCGCAACGAAGGGCTACATGAACCAGTATGCCGCCGTAACAGGGGGAGGCGTACTATCCGACACCTACGCAGTGGCCTACAGCGGATACACCGCCGAGCCCGTAATAACCCTCCCTGCAGAGGGGAGCGTATCCGGTCTCTATATAACAAACACCGCCTACGCTTTCTGGAGCATGCTTGAGGGTGATGATTTTGCCAAGAAGTTCGGCGGTGAAACGGAGGACGACCCCGACTGGTTCAAGGCAACCTTCACAGGCAGGGATGCAGAGGGTAACGCCACGGGGAGTGTTGATGTTTATCTCGCCGATTACCGCTTCGAAGAGAGTGGTGATGACTATATCCTCAGAAGCTGGAAGTGGGTTGACTTAAGCCCCCTCGGCGATGTGAAGGATGTCACGGTGAGCTTTTCCGGCTCGGATATGGGCGATTTCGGGCTGAATACACCCGCCTACGCCGCCCTAGACTATATCAACTCCGCAGAGCTTTCAAACAGCGACCTCAACGGCAACGGAGTTTCCGATGACCATGAAGCTCCCGCAACGGCGGATCTCGATGATGACGGAACCCCCGATGCCTTCCAGGATAATGCACTCTCAACCATAACTAACAACGGTGAGACCATTACAGCTACAGCACTTTCAGGAACGCTTAAATCCCTGAGTGCCGAGGCAGTTACAGAGAGAGCCGCCTATACATTCGCTACCCCTTCGGTGAGCATAACAGCCGAAGGTCAGCAGGCGGATATAAATATATATCCCGAAAACGGGCTTAACGGCGCCGATACGGTCTTCATCCGAAAAGCAACAGGATGGCAGGAAGCTGAGGACGGCATAACCGCCTCAAACTATTTCGGCATAACAGCCTATGACGGCGGGGTATACGATACCGACGGTCTTGAAAACGGCGAGATCAACCTTATCCTTGCCGCCGGAACCGTTGACGAAGATACCGGCACAGATGATGACACCAGCTCCGGCGGTGGCGGGGGTGGATGTTCAGCGGGTGGAGGCGACTCCCTCGGCTGGCTCCTGCTCGCACTCTCCCTCGGAGTAATAACAATAAGAAGGAAAGAGCAATAA
- a CDS encoding TonB-dependent receptor has protein sequence MLVIPVGTATGRDRSYTLEEYVVTAGRTGSYAENIPSAASVITPDNIAESGAVSAGELIAMYTGATVRSLGSGTVIDLRGMGDTAASSVVILVDGVRINHADMSGADLKSIPVEDIERVEILKSSGQTSYGNGAVGGVVNIITKESSKSSLSGEYGSYDEKSAAFITGGESDGFIFKFLAKSYQTGGFRDNGWEKHKTGSASFTFEPDYTLTYGARLSFTDSSYGLPGGVSIDDLDGDRDSAGRPDDYGDTSNERALFHVEKFIGEYQINAKAGFAKRHSPFVMGYSPLLPIDEQRGLTEEDTADLSLVLTTEREVFGRTTEISAGGDIFMSDYVRSDPSSGSRHNSNTRSGGVFISAESEIAPGTLLTAGIRYSIHSGIYREDSHKSFSGEKIWINGEEHRRENSEYSWELGAVHDMGDYNLFASFARSFRMPNTDEYAKAAEELKPQTGLHADAGIRYSANDTNLSASLFAIVIDDELYYGEDESGEPLNRNYGDKTMRKGAEISASKSFAQLRLKGTYTYTDAKFKNSGRQIPLVPEHKATAVLKYSLGEGLLLGADAVYVSSRLDGNDTGSRDYAGLDAYGVFGLNISYKYKNIRLTASADNIFDEGYESAAYSETYYPMPGRTFRAGAEVEF, from the coding sequence ATGCTTGTGATCCCGGTCGGAACCGCAACCGGCCGGGATCGTTCCTACACCCTTGAGGAATACGTTGTAACCGCGGGAAGAACAGGTTCCTATGCGGAGAATATCCCTTCGGCGGCGAGCGTCATCACACCAGATAATATTGCCGAATCGGGCGCAGTGAGTGCAGGGGAGCTTATCGCCATGTACACCGGCGCAACGGTTCGCAGTCTGGGGAGTGGAACGGTAATCGATCTCAGAGGAATGGGGGACACAGCCGCCTCATCGGTGGTTATCCTCGTGGATGGTGTACGTATCAACCATGCTGACATGAGCGGTGCAGACCTTAAATCGATCCCTGTTGAGGATATCGAAAGGGTAGAGATCCTCAAAAGCAGCGGGCAGACATCCTACGGGAACGGAGCTGTCGGCGGTGTTGTTAATATTATCACCAAAGAATCATCTAAATCCTCCCTCAGTGGTGAATACGGAAGCTATGATGAGAAGTCCGCTGCATTCATTACAGGTGGAGAGAGTGATGGCTTTATTTTTAAATTCCTCGCAAAGAGCTATCAAACCGGGGGTTTCAGGGATAATGGATGGGAGAAGCACAAGACAGGCTCCGCCTCCTTCACCTTCGAACCGGACTACACCCTCACCTACGGCGCCAGACTAAGCTTCACAGACAGCTCCTACGGGCTCCCGGGCGGTGTTTCCATCGATGACCTTGATGGTGACAGAGATTCAGCCGGCCGCCCCGATGATTACGGCGATACATCGAATGAACGTGCCCTGTTCCATGTGGAAAAATTTATCGGAGAATACCAGATTAACGCAAAAGCGGGCTTCGCCAAGCGTCATTCCCCATTCGTAATGGGCTATTCCCCCCTGCTCCCCATAGACGAACAGAGGGGGCTTACTGAGGAGGATACGGCGGATCTGAGCCTTGTTCTCACAACGGAAAGGGAAGTTTTCGGCAGAACTACTGAGATAAGTGCAGGTGGAGATATATTCATGTCGGATTACGTAAGGTCCGACCCCTCCTCCGGCTCCAGACATAACTCCAATACCAGAAGCGGCGGTGTATTTATAAGCGCAGAATCGGAAATAGCCCCCGGAACACTTCTGACTGCAGGGATAAGATACTCCATCCATTCCGGCATTTACCGTGAAGACTCACATAAAAGCTTCTCCGGCGAGAAGATCTGGATAAACGGTGAGGAGCACCGCAGGGAAAACTCCGAGTACTCCTGGGAGCTCGGAGCAGTGCACGATATGGGGGATTATAACCTTTTTGCATCCTTCGCCCGCTCCTTCCGCATGCCTAACACCGATGAATACGCCAAGGCGGCGGAGGAGCTTAAGCCCCAGACCGGACTCCATGCAGATGCAGGAATCCGCTACTCGGCCAATGACACAAATCTCTCAGCATCCCTCTTCGCCATAGTTATCGATGATGAACTGTACTACGGCGAGGATGAATCGGGTGAACCGCTGAACAGAAACTACGGCGACAAAACAATGCGGAAGGGAGCGGAGATTTCAGCATCGAAATCATTCGCACAGCTGAGGCTTAAGGGAACCTACACATATACCGATGCAAAGTTTAAAAACTCCGGCAGACAGATACCTCTGGTACCTGAACATAAAGCAACGGCGGTTTTAAAGTATTCTCTTGGCGAGGGTCTTCTCTTAGGGGCCGATGCCGTATACGTTTCCTCTAGGCTGGATGGAAACGATACCGGCTCCCGGGATTACGCCGGTCTCGATGCCTACGGAGTGTTTGGACTTAATATATCTTACAAGTACAAGAACATACGCCTCACAGCCTCGGCGGACAACATATTCGATGAGGGATACGAATCCGCCGCCTACAGCGAAACATACTATCCCATGCCCGGCAGGACGTTCCGTGCCGGAGCGGAGGTTGAATTCTGA